From a single Thermoplasmata archaeon genomic region:
- a CDS encoding nucleic acid-binding protein — MTFLERTTDVKRLRHVGVDMSVDYIYTSGIAGEVFFKALRDEGRILAVHCPVCKVNQLPPRMFCEGCFTELTEFVDVPAEGRVAAVTVAKVDRRGGPLPNPQAYAFVTFKGIQEGGLIHRLLVVPEKAKVGLAVRARLKPKDARTGTILDIEGFEPVASQA, encoded by the coding sequence ATGACGTTCCTGGAACGGACCACGGACGTGAAGCGCCTCCGCCACGTCGGCGTGGACATGTCCGTGGACTACATCTACACGAGCGGGATCGCGGGCGAGGTCTTCTTCAAAGCGCTTCGCGACGAGGGTCGGATCCTCGCGGTCCACTGCCCCGTGTGCAAGGTGAACCAGCTCCCGCCGCGGATGTTCTGCGAGGGTTGCTTCACGGAGCTCACGGAGTTCGTCGACGTCCCCGCCGAGGGCCGCGTCGCCGCGGTGACCGTCGCGAAGGTGGACCGCCGCGGCGGACCGCTTCCGAACCCTCAGGCGTACGCGTTCGTCACGTTCAAGGGCATCCAGGAAGGCGGTCTCATCCACCGCCTGCTCGTCGTCCCCGAGAAGGCGAAGGTCGGCCTCGCGGTCCGCGCGCGGCTCAAGCCCAAGGACGCCCGAACGGGGACGATCCTCGATATCGAGGGTTTCGAACCCGTGGCTTCGCAGGCGTGA